Proteins encoded together in one Sphingomonas radiodurans window:
- the ettA gene encoding energy-dependent translational throttle protein EttA, whose product MAVQYTYVMKGLTKTFPGANKPVLNNIHLQFVPGAKIAIIGPNGSGKSTLMKIMGGIDTEFQGEAWAAEGIKVGYLPQEPQLDPDKTVIENVRLGAGPIAAMVERFNAISAEMGDPQDDTDFDALMEEMGVLQEKIDAADGWSLDSQLEQAMEAMRCPPSDSAVTNLSGGEKRRVALVRLLLEKPDILLLDEPTNHLDAESVAWLENFLKEYAGNVILVTHDRYFLDNVVNWVLELDRGRYYTYESNYSGYLEKKAQRLSQEEREEAGKQKAIADELAWMRQTPKGRQTKSKARIRAFDELMEKQENRVAGKAAILIQLPTRLGGKVIEAKGLTKSYGDKLLFENLDFMLPPGGIVGVIGPNGAGKSTLFKLITGQEVPDAGTIEVGSTVKLGYVDQSRDDLDPNKNVWQEISDELEVFRFGKQEMGTRAYVGAFNFRGPDQQKKVGQLSGGERNRVHMAKMLKEGGNVLLLDEPTNDLDVETLRALEEALETFAGCAVVISHDRFFLDRLCTHILAFEGDSHVEWFEGNFDSYEEDKRRRLGDAADRPTRLAYKKLTR is encoded by the coding sequence ATGGCCGTCCAGTATACCTACGTCATGAAGGGTCTGACCAAGACCTTCCCGGGCGCCAACAAGCCAGTGCTCAACAACATCCACCTGCAGTTCGTGCCGGGCGCGAAGATCGCGATCATCGGCCCGAACGGATCGGGCAAGTCGACGCTCATGAAGATCATGGGCGGGATCGATACCGAGTTTCAGGGAGAGGCCTGGGCCGCGGAGGGCATCAAGGTCGGCTATCTGCCGCAGGAGCCACAGCTCGACCCCGACAAGACGGTGATCGAGAACGTGCGCCTGGGTGCCGGGCCAATCGCGGCGATGGTCGAGCGATTCAATGCGATCTCGGCCGAGATGGGTGATCCGCAGGATGATACCGATTTCGACGCGTTGATGGAGGAGATGGGCGTCCTTCAGGAGAAGATCGACGCGGCGGACGGCTGGAGCCTCGATTCGCAGCTCGAACAGGCAATGGAAGCGATGCGCTGCCCGCCGTCGGACAGCGCGGTCACGAACCTGTCGGGCGGCGAGAAGCGTCGCGTGGCGCTCGTCCGGTTGCTGCTCGAGAAGCCCGATATCCTGCTGCTCGACGAGCCGACCAACCACCTCGACGCCGAAAGCGTCGCGTGGCTCGAGAACTTCCTGAAGGAATATGCCGGCAACGTGATCCTCGTCACGCATGACCGCTACTTTCTCGACAATGTCGTGAACTGGGTGCTCGAGCTCGATCGCGGGCGCTATTACACCTACGAATCCAACTATTCGGGCTATCTGGAGAAGAAGGCGCAGCGCCTGAGCCAGGAAGAGCGCGAAGAGGCCGGCAAGCAGAAGGCGATCGCCGATGAGTTGGCCTGGATGCGGCAGACCCCCAAGGGCCGCCAGACGAAGTCGAAGGCGCGTATCCGCGCGTTCGACGAGCTGATGGAAAAGCAGGAGAACCGCGTCGCCGGCAAGGCCGCGATCCTGATCCAGCTGCCGACGCGTCTTGGCGGCAAGGTAATCGAGGCGAAGGGCCTGACCAAGTCGTACGGCGACAAATTGCTGTTCGAAAACCTGGATTTCATGCTGCCACCGGGCGGCATCGTCGGCGTGATCGGGCCGAACGGCGCGGGCAAGTCGACGCTGTTCAAGCTGATCACGGGGCAGGAAGTGCCGGACGCTGGCACGATCGAGGTCGGCTCGACGGTGAAGCTCGGCTATGTCGATCAAAGCCGCGACGATCTCGATCCGAACAAGAACGTCTGGCAGGAAATCTCCGACGAGCTGGAGGTGTTCCGCTTCGGTAAGCAGGAGATGGGGACGCGCGCCTATGTCGGCGCGTTCAACTTCCGTGGTCCAGACCAGCAGAAGAAGGTCGGCCAGCTATCGGGCGGTGAGCGCAATCGCGTCCACATGGCCAAGATGCTGAAGGAGGGCGGCAACGTCCTGCTGCTCGACGAGCCGACGAACGATCTCGACGTCGAGACGCTGCGCGCGCTGGAAGAGGCGCTGGAGACGTTCGCAGGCTGCGCGGTGGTGATCAGCCATGACCGCTTCTTTCTCGATCGGCTGTGCACACATATTCTGGCGTTCGAGGGCGATAGTCATGTCGAGTGGTTCGAGGGGAACTTCGACTCGTATGAAGAGGACAAGCGGCGTCGTCTGGGAGATGCGGCCGACCGTCCGACGCGCCTTGCCTACAAGAAGCTGACGCGCTGA
- a CDS encoding NYN domain-containing protein has protein sequence MASDDTPTLNVALLIDADNASWHAIDPVLTVLAELGSVNVRRVYGNWTKPGLKGWQDMTIKHGIEPQQQFDLTKGKNATDMKMTIDAMDLLFRGRVQGFGIMSSDSDFMPLATRIRQDGLPVYGFGNGNTPEGFRTACTRFIDVNALIETTTKPKRVKSVEVPIDQSVPPPIGQVVVASKASTNKVDDPELLDLLFDAYESLKPDVKGFVSLSALGQRAANRSSFDVRNYGYKRLSDLVNAIPAIDIDRRENQVFVRWKD, from the coding sequence ATGGCAAGTGACGACACCCCCACCCTCAACGTCGCGCTGCTGATCGACGCGGACAATGCCAGCTGGCACGCGATCGATCCGGTGCTGACCGTCCTCGCCGAGCTCGGCAGCGTCAACGTTCGCCGGGTCTACGGCAACTGGACCAAGCCCGGCCTCAAGGGCTGGCAGGACATGACGATAAAGCACGGCATAGAGCCACAGCAGCAGTTCGACCTGACGAAGGGCAAGAACGCAACCGACATGAAGATGACGATCGACGCGATGGACCTGCTGTTCCGCGGCCGCGTCCAGGGCTTCGGGATCATGTCGTCGGACAGCGATTTCATGCCGCTCGCGACGCGCATCCGGCAGGATGGCCTGCCTGTGTACGGCTTCGGCAACGGCAATACGCCCGAGGGGTTTCGCACCGCCTGCACGCGCTTCATCGACGTCAACGCCTTGATCGAAACGACGACGAAGCCGAAGCGGGTGAAGAGCGTCGAAGTCCCGATCGATCAGTCGGTCCCGCCCCCGATCGGGCAGGTGGTCGTCGCTTCGAAAGCGAGTACCAACAAGGTCGATGACCCGGAACTGCTCGATCTGCTGTTTGATGCGTATGAATCGTTGAAGCCCGACGTGAAGGGCTTCGTCAGCCTTTCCGCCCTGGGGCAGCGCGCGGCAAACCGGTCCAGCTTCGACGTACGCAATTATGGCTACAAGCGGCTGTCCGACTTGGTCAACGCGATCCCGGCAATCGATATCGATCGGCGTGAGAACCAAGTGTTCGTCCGCTGGAAGGACTGA
- a CDS encoding SDR family NAD(P)-dependent oxidoreductase, producing MKAVIIGASGGIGKALADALEEEGGSVRRLSRPELDLADEASIAAAASSIDAPELVIVATGLLHDGERGPEKALRDLDPAWLARQYAVNAIGPALVAKHFLPLMPRSGRSVFAVLSARVGSISDNRLGGWYGYRASKAALNQFVRSLAIEDKRRNERGIVVALHPGTVDTKLSQPFQQSGRDLFKPDRAAVQLLDVIDELKPQDSGKLFAWDGTEIAP from the coding sequence ATGAAGGCAGTGATCATTGGGGCGTCGGGCGGCATCGGCAAAGCGTTGGCGGACGCGCTGGAGGAGGAAGGCGGCAGCGTGCGGCGCCTGTCGCGGCCCGAGCTCGATCTGGCCGACGAAGCCTCGATCGCCGCCGCGGCAAGCAGCATCGACGCGCCTGAACTGGTAATCGTCGCAACCGGACTGCTGCACGACGGCGAACGCGGCCCGGAAAAGGCGCTGCGCGATCTCGATCCGGCGTGGCTTGCCCGACAATATGCCGTCAACGCGATCGGCCCGGCGCTTGTCGCAAAGCACTTCCTACCGCTGATGCCGCGCTCCGGCCGATCAGTGTTCGCGGTTCTATCGGCGCGCGTCGGCAGCATCTCGGACAATCGCCTGGGTGGCTGGTACGGCTATCGCGCGTCGAAGGCCGCGCTCAACCAGTTCGTCCGCAGCCTTGCGATCGAAGACAAGCGCCGCAACGAACGCGGCATCGTCGTCGCGCTCCACCCCGGCACGGTCGACACGAAGCTGAGCCAGCCGTTCCAGCAATCGGGCCGCGACCTGTTCAAGCCTGATCGGGCGGCCGTGCAATTGCTCGACGTGATCGACGAGCTAAAACCGCAGGATAGCGGCAAATTGTTCGCGTGGGACGGGACGGAAATCGCGCCGTAG
- a CDS encoding Lrp/AsnC family transcriptional regulator, producing the protein MGLDRIDRRILALLQDDGRMTNVDLAERVGLTAPPCLRRVRSLEQAGVIRGYHAECDAASLGYPITVFAMVSLRSQAEHDLATFERHVAEIPEVRECHMLNGEIDFILKIVAADLESFQRILTTHLTAAPNVASVKSSLTIRTAKSSPGVPIEAGAE; encoded by the coding sequence ATGGGGCTTGATCGGATCGATCGTCGGATCCTGGCATTGCTGCAGGACGATGGGCGGATGACGAACGTCGATCTCGCCGAGCGGGTCGGGCTCACCGCGCCGCCGTGCCTGCGGCGGGTGCGCTCGCTGGAGCAGGCGGGGGTGATCCGTGGCTACCACGCCGAATGTGACGCGGCGTCGCTCGGCTATCCGATCACGGTGTTCGCGATGGTCAGCCTACGCAGCCAGGCCGAGCATGATCTCGCCACGTTCGAGCGCCACGTCGCCGAAATACCCGAAGTGCGCGAATGCCACATGCTGAACGGCGAGATCGACTTCATCCTGAAGATCGTCGCCGCCGACCTGGAAAGCTTCCAGCGCATCCTGACGACTCACCTGACCGCCGCGCCCAACGTGGCGAGCGTCAAATCGTCACTGACAATCCGCACGGCCAAGTCTTCTCCCGGCGTGCCGATCGAAGCCGGGGCGGAATAG
- a CDS encoding polysaccharide deacetylase family protein: MAPSGSHRWRVPPPSSADLIRWPADFGRRFIVFVDTEEEFDWSAPFSREERSVGAIAALPEMHQRFAERGIGPCYLCDYPVVSEQAAVDVLRELMADGRSSIGAQLHPWVNPPYDEQPSPLLSFAGNLPPALEAAKLDQLTSAITSAFGAAPRAFRAGRYGLGPSTLGHLAARGYRLDTSMRAHHDYGVQGGPDFRLIDPAAFRIAGSDLIELPLTTVFTGLMRARGPRLHRLVARVPHGAGLLARSGLLSRVPLTPEGVPIEEACEAVRVAIGEGSRLLSFSFHSPSLVPGHTPYVRNAADRARFDRWWDVMLDLLDRLGLAPATLGEVLDAADRAR, from the coding sequence GTGGCGCCGAGCGGCTCGCATCGCTGGCGCGTGCCGCCGCCATCATCGGCTGACCTGATCCGATGGCCGGCGGATTTCGGCCGGCGCTTCATCGTCTTCGTTGATACTGAGGAAGAGTTCGACTGGTCGGCGCCTTTCTCGCGTGAGGAACGGTCGGTCGGCGCGATCGCCGCGCTGCCTGAGATGCACCAGCGGTTCGCCGAGCGCGGCATCGGACCGTGTTATCTTTGCGACTACCCGGTCGTCAGCGAGCAAGCCGCGGTCGATGTGTTGCGCGAGCTGATGGCGGATGGCCGGTCGTCGATCGGCGCGCAGCTCCATCCCTGGGTGAACCCGCCGTATGACGAACAGCCGTCGCCGCTGCTTTCCTTCGCGGGCAATTTGCCGCCGGCGCTGGAGGCCGCGAAGCTCGATCAGCTGACCAGCGCGATCACCTCCGCGTTCGGCGCAGCCCCGCGCGCCTTCCGCGCCGGGCGCTATGGCCTCGGCCCGTCGACGCTCGGTCACCTCGCAGCGCGGGGGTATCGCCTCGACACCTCGATGCGCGCGCACCACGACTATGGCGTGCAGGGCGGCCCTGATTTCCGACTAATCGACCCCGCGGCTTTCCGAATCGCAGGGAGCGATCTGATCGAACTACCGCTGACGACGGTCTTCACTGGCCTGATGCGGGCACGGGGGCCACGGCTGCACCGTCTCGTTGCACGCGTGCCGCATGGAGCTGGCCTGCTGGCGCGAAGCGGGTTGCTATCGCGCGTGCCGCTGACGCCCGAGGGCGTGCCGATCGAGGAAGCATGCGAAGCGGTGCGCGTCGCGATCGGGGAGGGGAGCCGCCTGCTCAGCTTTTCCTTCCACTCCCCCAGCCTGGTGCCCGGCCACACCCCCTATGTCCGCAACGCAGCCGATCGCGCGCGCTTCGATCGCTGGTGGGATGTGATGCTCGACCTGCTGGACCGGCTCGGCCTCGCGCCAGCGACGCTGGGCGAAGTGCTCGACGCTGCGGATCGCGCGCGCTGA
- the greB gene encoding transcription elongation factor GreB yields the protein MDRPNYITPAGYAALRAEYEQLFATERPALVETIAWAAGNGDRSENGDYIYGRKRLREIDRRLGFLSKRMKAAKVVDPAQAPDRSRVYFGAIVTIADEDDNQRHLTLVGDDETDAGGGRIGWNAPLARALRGATVGDVRRVTLPAGEKEYEVIAIAYPDH from the coding sequence ATGGACCGCCCAAATTACATCACCCCCGCCGGCTATGCCGCGTTACGCGCCGAATACGAACAGCTCTTCGCCACCGAACGCCCCGCGCTCGTCGAAACGATCGCGTGGGCGGCGGGCAACGGCGATCGGTCGGAGAACGGCGACTATATCTACGGCCGAAAGCGCCTGCGCGAGATCGACCGCCGGCTCGGTTTCCTCTCGAAACGCATGAAGGCCGCCAAGGTCGTCGATCCGGCACAGGCGCCCGATCGCAGCCGGGTCTACTTCGGCGCGATCGTCACCATCGCCGACGAGGACGATAACCAGCGCCACCTGACGCTCGTCGGCGACGACGAGACCGACGCGGGCGGCGGCCGCATCGGCTGGAATGCGCCGCTCGCCCGCGCCTTGCGCGGCGCCACGGTCGGCGATGTCCGCCGCGTCACGCTGCCCGCAGGCGAGAAGGAATATGAAGTGATCGCGATCGCTTATCCGGACCACTGA
- a CDS encoding histidine kinase, with protein MRFDDSLKTVLAADSSTVFGAQAMFRQLTDLLTRGRAVADDETLTRLRDLRDQVPAEVRATVARGLALGRPPGALIELFAQDEPAIASAALRGARLAAEEWVALLPRLSPVGRATLRRRDDLDPVVVRALESFGSTDFTLGYDAPPLVDRPVPPPVGPSPFTAVGVITDALPVVAAARRAAAAAPPPRGPAGFEIAALVDRIATFQRDRGTPSASTAPARPIDSFRFETAADGMIRWSDAAPRGALVGLSLAKATDTSAAHVDGVVTGAFTRRSGFDDARLTVGGNSAVAGEWRISAVPLFDPTTGRFIGYRGGARRPRSDESAVRGIGKGGSEGLRRLVHELRTPTNAISGFSELIEAQLLGPVAPAYRERAAAIRAIAADLVAAIEDLDLAARIEGDALELRPGIVPVTPLLDRVVAELQTLAGIRRSTIAAPNIDPSLGFACDDRAAERLFARLLATIVSASQPDEAIVVSALRDMRRNVLVTVTRPRALAGVSETALLNLDAEREADLPGAPLLGTGFALRLVGNLATELGGELAIGPDRLTLALPAASVAQMGQASTN; from the coding sequence GTGCGGTTCGACGATAGCCTCAAGACCGTATTGGCTGCAGATTCTTCGACGGTTTTCGGCGCGCAAGCGATGTTCCGCCAATTGACCGACTTGCTGACGCGCGGCCGCGCGGTCGCCGATGACGAAACGCTGACGCGGTTGCGCGATCTGCGCGATCAGGTGCCGGCGGAAGTGCGCGCAACCGTCGCGCGTGGGTTGGCGCTCGGCCGGCCGCCGGGTGCCCTGATCGAGCTGTTCGCGCAGGACGAGCCGGCGATCGCGTCGGCCGCTTTGCGCGGGGCGCGCTTGGCTGCGGAGGAGTGGGTTGCGCTGCTGCCGCGACTGTCGCCCGTCGGGCGGGCAACGCTGCGCCGGCGTGACGATCTCGACCCTGTCGTGGTGCGCGCGCTCGAGAGCTTCGGGTCGACCGATTTCACGCTCGGTTATGATGCGCCGCCGTTGGTCGACCGCCCGGTGCCGCCGCCCGTCGGGCCAAGCCCCTTCACCGCGGTCGGCGTGATTACGGACGCGCTGCCTGTCGTGGCCGCCGCGCGCCGGGCTGCGGCCGCTGCGCCGCCGCCGCGCGGACCTGCCGGGTTCGAGATTGCAGCGCTGGTCGACCGGATCGCAACCTTCCAGCGCGACCGCGGAACGCCATCGGCCAGCACAGCGCCCGCGCGTCCGATCGACAGCTTCCGTTTCGAGACCGCCGCCGATGGCATGATCCGCTGGTCGGATGCGGCGCCGCGCGGCGCGCTCGTCGGGTTGAGCCTCGCGAAGGCGACCGACACCTCGGCGGCGCACGTGGACGGCGTGGTCACAGGTGCGTTCACGCGGCGCTCGGGCTTCGACGATGCGCGGCTCACCGTCGGCGGCAATTCCGCGGTGGCGGGCGAATGGCGCATTTCGGCCGTCCCGCTCTTCGATCCGACGACCGGCCGCTTCATCGGCTATCGCGGCGGGGCACGCCGGCCGCGGTCCGACGAGAGCGCGGTGCGCGGGATCGGGAAGGGCGGCTCGGAGGGGCTACGGCGGCTGGTCCATGAGTTGCGCACCCCAACCAACGCCATTTCCGGCTTCTCGGAACTGATCGAGGCGCAGCTGCTCGGTCCTGTCGCACCGGCCTATCGCGAGCGGGCCGCGGCGATCCGCGCGATCGCGGCGGATCTCGTGGCGGCGATCGAGGATCTCGACCTTGCCGCGCGGATCGAGGGTGACGCGCTTGAGCTGCGGCCCGGGATCGTGCCGGTCACACCGCTGCTCGATCGTGTCGTCGCCGAACTTCAGACGCTTGCCGGCATCCGCCGTAGCACAATCGCCGCACCCAATATCGACCCGTCGCTTGGCTTCGCCTGCGATGATCGTGCGGCCGAGCGACTGTTCGCGCGGTTGCTGGCGACGATCGTGTCGGCCAGCCAGCCGGATGAGGCGATCGTCGTTTCCGCCTTGCGCGACATGCGCCGCAACGTGCTCGTCACCGTCACGCGGCCGCGCGCGCTGGCTGGTGTTAGCGAGACGGCGTTGCTCAACCTGGATGCCGAGCGCGAGGCCGATCTGCCGGGCGCGCCGCTGCTCGGCACCGGCTTTGCGTTGCGCCTGGTCGGCAATCTGGCCACGGAGCTTGGCGGCGAGTTGGCGATCGGCCCGGATCGCTTGACACTCGCGCTGCCCGCCGCTTCGGTCGCGCAGATGGGACAGGCGTCGACCAACTGA
- a CDS encoding M20/M25/M40 family metallo-hydrolase, producing MKHLSFALPLLALVAAPALAQKTDPARLSEMTKVLASDEFGGRSPGTEGEKKTIAWAIERFKALGLQPGGPDGQWTQAVPLIHTRLGDGPVTFGATPLRQGTDVSMTTVRAAPQVAIADAPLVFVGYGVSAPEAKWDDFKGLDLEGKVAVFLVNDPDFEAAAGDDAKGRFGDRRMTYYGRWTYKYEEAARRGAIGALIVHDTDGAGYPWSTANASNGENYDIVRDASDPRIALQGWLSGEAATRLFAAEGLDLAALRIKARSAAFAPVALKARFSAKLPVTVERIESANVLAKIPGRTKPDETVQFAAHWDAYGEGPPDAQGKTIRPGANDDALGVAGVLELARLFKAAPQPDRTLVFALWTAEERGLLGSEWYATHPVDPLEKTAANLTLDILQTAGEAKDVILVGAGQSSLEDLLGDAVRAQSRAITPETASERGLFYRADHFSVVRRGVPSLQLMALGGASDMRTGGREAGQKWLDAYMACYHKTCDAWDARWNFTGVAQDVDLFHSMGQRLAKSGVWPTWRPASEFLAIRAKSAAARN from the coding sequence ATGAAGCATCTGTCATTCGCATTGCCGCTGTTGGCGTTGGTCGCGGCGCCCGCGCTGGCGCAGAAGACTGACCCTGCCAGATTGTCCGAGATGACGAAGGTGCTGGCATCGGACGAATTCGGCGGCCGCTCGCCGGGCACCGAGGGCGAGAAGAAGACGATTGCCTGGGCGATCGAACGCTTCAAGGCGCTTGGGCTTCAGCCCGGCGGCCCCGATGGCCAATGGACGCAAGCCGTCCCGCTGATCCACACCCGGCTTGGGGATGGTCCGGTAACGTTCGGGGCGACGCCGCTCCGGCAAGGCACCGACGTGTCGATGACGACAGTGCGCGCTGCGCCTCAGGTGGCGATCGCGGACGCGCCGTTGGTATTCGTCGGCTATGGCGTCAGCGCGCCGGAAGCGAAGTGGGACGATTTCAAAGGGCTGGATCTCGAGGGCAAGGTCGCGGTCTTCCTCGTCAATGATCCCGACTTCGAGGCTGCAGCCGGCGATGACGCCAAGGGCCGCTTCGGCGACCGGCGGATGACCTATTACGGCCGCTGGACGTACAAGTACGAGGAAGCCGCACGACGCGGCGCGATCGGCGCGTTGATCGTCCACGATACCGATGGCGCGGGTTATCCCTGGTCGACCGCCAACGCTTCGAATGGCGAGAATTACGACATCGTTCGCGATGCGAGCGATCCCCGCATTGCCTTGCAGGGCTGGCTGTCAGGCGAAGCGGCGACGCGACTGTTCGCCGCAGAAGGCCTCGATCTCGCCGCGCTGCGCATCAAGGCACGCTCCGCAGCTTTCGCCCCCGTCGCGCTCAAGGCACGGTTCTCGGCGAAGCTGCCGGTTACGGTCGAGCGGATCGAGAGCGCCAACGTGCTCGCCAAGATCCCCGGCCGGACCAAGCCCGACGAGACGGTGCAGTTCGCCGCGCATTGGGACGCGTATGGCGAAGGCCCACCCGACGCGCAGGGCAAGACGATCCGGCCCGGCGCGAACGACGACGCACTCGGCGTTGCCGGCGTGCTGGAACTCGCCCGCCTGTTCAAGGCCGCGCCACAGCCCGATCGCACTCTCGTCTTCGCGCTGTGGACCGCGGAAGAGCGCGGCCTGCTCGGCTCCGAATGGTATGCGACGCATCCCGTCGATCCGCTTGAAAAAACCGCCGCGAACCTGACGCTCGATATCCTGCAGACGGCCGGTGAGGCCAAGGACGTCATCCTGGTCGGCGCCGGCCAATCCTCGCTCGAGGATCTGCTGGGCGACGCAGTGCGCGCACAAAGCCGGGCGATCACCCCCGAAACTGCCAGCGAGCGCGGGCTCTTCTATCGCGCGGATCACTTCTCGGTCGTCCGCCGTGGCGTCCCGTCGCTGCAACTTATGGCGCTTGGCGGCGCAAGCGACATGCGTACGGGCGGCCGCGAGGCCGGGCAGAAGTGGCTGGATGCCTACATGGCCTGCTACCACAAGACCTGCGACGCATGGGATGCGAGATGGAACTTCACCGGCGTCGCGCAAGATGTCGACCTGTTCCATTCGATGGGGCAGCGGCTGGCGAAGTCGGGTGTCTGGCCGACATGGCGACCGGCGTCGGAGTTTCTCGCGATTCGCGCCAAGTCTGCGGCGGCGCGCAACTAG
- a CDS encoding M20/M25/M40 family metallo-hydrolase: MIHRLTLAALLLTSTAPALAQPAAPAPVDPRVATLRDAALRDDVAYDIVEGMTTEVGQRLAGTEAEARARTWSAAKLKALGFKNVRIETYRMPVWVRGEERGEIVAPFPQKLQLTALGNSGATPAAGIEAEVVVFPTYGDLVAAPAGSLAGKIAYVGNAMMKTQDGSSYGQEGIARRAGPAVAAGKGAVAIVIRSIGTDTHRLPHTGSTNFPAGAAPIPAAALSVPDGKLVEAMATRGKPIRMKLLLTPRQVGEQESGNVIAEVPGTDPDAGVVLIGGHLDSWDLATGAIDDASGVAITAAAAKRILDSGKRPRRTIRVVWFGAEEVGGFGGRDYAARHGSERHAIAAESDFGADRVWRFETTLPDTAKAVSDRLASALAPLGIVRGAGNAGDGSDIAPTIALGVAGVDLNQSGLDYFDTHHTPDDTLDRVDPEKLRQNVAAWTAMLAIVADAPEEIGPVVRPAR, translated from the coding sequence ATGATCCATCGCCTCACCCTCGCCGCCCTCCTCCTCACCAGCACCGCGCCAGCGCTCGCGCAGCCGGCCGCCCCCGCCCCTGTTGATCCCCGCGTCGCCACGCTGCGCGACGCGGCGCTGCGCGACGATGTCGCCTATGACATCGTCGAAGGCATGACGACCGAAGTCGGCCAGCGCCTCGCCGGCACTGAGGCGGAGGCGCGCGCCCGCACCTGGAGCGCCGCCAAGCTGAAGGCGCTCGGCTTCAAGAACGTGCGGATCGAGACGTACCGCATGCCCGTCTGGGTCCGCGGTGAGGAACGCGGCGAGATCGTAGCCCCCTTCCCGCAGAAGCTGCAGTTGACCGCGCTCGGCAACTCCGGCGCGACACCCGCCGCCGGGATCGAAGCCGAGGTCGTGGTCTTCCCGACGTACGGCGATCTGGTGGCGGCGCCCGCGGGCAGCCTCGCGGGCAAGATCGCCTATGTCGGCAATGCGATGATGAAGACGCAGGACGGCTCGAGCTACGGTCAGGAAGGCATCGCGCGGCGCGCCGGGCCAGCCGTCGCCGCTGGCAAGGGAGCGGTCGCCATCGTGATCCGCTCGATCGGCACCGACACGCATCGCTTGCCCCACACCGGCAGCACGAACTTTCCGGCAGGTGCCGCGCCGATCCCGGCCGCCGCGCTTTCCGTGCCCGATGGCAAGCTGGTCGAAGCCATGGCGACGCGCGGCAAACCGATCCGCATGAAGCTGCTGCTGACGCCGCGGCAAGTCGGCGAACAGGAATCGGGCAACGTCATCGCCGAAGTGCCGGGCACTGATCCCGATGCCGGCGTGGTGCTGATCGGTGGTCACCTCGATAGCTGGGATCTCGCGACCGGCGCTATCGACGACGCGAGCGGCGTCGCGATCACCGCCGCGGCAGCCAAGCGCATCCTCGATAGCGGCAAGCGCCCGCGCCGCACGATCCGCGTCGTCTGGTTCGGCGCCGAGGAAGTCGGCGGCTTTGGCGGACGGGACTATGCCGCGCGCCATGGCAGCGAACGCCACGCGATCGCGGCGGAGAGCGATTTCGGCGCCGATCGCGTGTGGCGCTTCGAGACGACGCTGCCCGATACGGCCAAGGCGGTGAGCGACCGGCTCGCCTCGGCGCTTGCTCCGCTCGGCATCGTGCGCGGCGCGGGCAATGCCGGCGACGGGTCGGATATCGCGCCGACGATTGCGCTGGGTGTGGCCGGTGTCGACCTCAACCAGTCCGGCCTCGATTATTTTGATACGCATCACACGCCCGACGACACGCTCGACCGCGTCGACCCCGAAAAGCTGCGCCAGAATGTCGCCGCCTGGACGGCGATGCTGGCGATCGTGGCCGACGCGCCGGAAGAAATCGGGCCAGTCGTGCGCCCGGCGCGCTAG